The stretch of DNA ATGCCTCACTATATCTCTTGGCGTGAATGAAGCTATTTATCAGAGAACAATAACTCTGCAGATTAAGAGCAAAACCATCTATCCTCAACAAAGACAGCAAAGAAAGCGCTTCATCTGTCCTCCCGTTCTTGCGAAACCCATTAATCAAGACATTATAACAACGCAAAGTAGGCAAGCACCCATTTTCTTTCATAGTGTTAAACAACCTAAACGCCTCATCAACCTTCTTCCACTGACAGAGGCCATAAATAATAGCCGTATACGTCTTAACATCAGGTAGCACAGCCCTCTTGCTCATATCATCGAGCATCTCGAGGGCAGCATTGAAGTTTCCAATCTTACAGAATCCACCAATCAAGAGAGTGAACCTGTGGTCATCTGGCAAAGAATTAGACCAAAGCATAACATTATAGAGCGAAAAA from Arachis duranensis cultivar V14167 chromosome 4, aradu.V14167.gnm2.J7QH, whole genome shotgun sequence encodes:
- the LOC110279826 gene encoding pentatricopeptide repeat-containing protein At1g79540-like, whose translation is MDLAEEAIQCFDRMYEFDCEPDAHAYNTILKIVLKKDLFVLAFSLYNVMLWSNSLPDDHRFTLLIGGFCKIGNFNAALEMLDDMSKRAVLPDVKTYTAIIYGLCQWKKVDEAFRLFNTMKENGCLPTLRCYNVLINGFRKNGRTDEALSLLSLLRIDGFALNLQSYCSLINSFIHAKRYSEAYVWYTKMFKRGIVPDVTLYAIMIRGLSEEGRVGEAAKMLDEMIGMGLVPDAYCYNALITSV